One genomic segment of Gottschalkia acidurici 9a includes these proteins:
- a CDS encoding glycine--tRNA ligase: protein MEKIVSLCKSRGFVFSGSEIYGGLANTWDYGPLGVELKNNVKNAWWKKFIQESIYNVGLDSAILMNPKTWEASGHIGGFSDPLMDCKKCKSRFRADQLIEEYLNENGKDLSVEGWSNEKMEEFIKENEIKCPECGQLDYTNIRQFNLMFKTFQGVTEDTQAEIYLRPETAQGIFVNFKHIARTSRKKIPFGIGQVGKSFRNEITPGNFTFRTREFEQMELEFFCKPGEDLEWFNYWKDFCKNWLLNLNISEDNIKLRDHEEEELSHYSKATTDIEYKFPFGWGELWGIADRTDFDLKRHMEVSGEDLSYQDPVTNEKYVPYCIEPSLGADRVTLAFLSEAYTEEQLEDGTERIVLKFHPALAPFKAAVFPLTKKLSEPATELYKKLTKKFMVDYDEAGSIGKRYRRHDEIGTPICITFDYDSLEDNCVTIRDRDTMEQQRVKIDDLVNIIEEKLEF, encoded by the coding sequence ATGGAGAAGATAGTATCATTATGTAAGTCAAGAGGATTTGTTTTTTCGGGTTCGGAAATATACGGAGGACTTGCAAACACGTGGGATTATGGTCCACTAGGAGTAGAGCTTAAGAATAATGTAAAAAATGCATGGTGGAAAAAGTTTATACAAGAGTCGATATATAATGTAGGATTAGATTCTGCAATACTAATGAATCCTAAAACTTGGGAAGCTTCAGGACATATAGGTGGTTTTAGTGATCCTCTTATGGATTGTAAAAAATGTAAATCAAGATTTAGAGCAGACCAATTAATAGAAGAGTACTTAAATGAAAATGGAAAAGACTTGTCGGTAGAGGGTTGGTCTAATGAAAAGATGGAAGAATTTATAAAAGAGAATGAGATAAAATGTCCGGAATGTGGACAACTTGATTATACAAATATAAGACAGTTTAATCTTATGTTTAAAACTTTTCAAGGGGTTACGGAAGATACACAGGCAGAAATATATTTAAGACCAGAAACAGCACAAGGTATATTTGTAAACTTTAAGCATATTGCAAGAACTTCAAGAAAAAAAATCCCGTTCGGAATAGGACAAGTAGGAAAGTCATTTAGAAATGAAATTACACCAGGTAATTTTACATTTAGAACTAGAGAATTTGAACAAATGGAACTAGAGTTTTTCTGTAAGCCTGGAGAAGACTTAGAATGGTTTAACTACTGGAAAGATTTTTGCAAAAATTGGCTACTTAATTTAAATATATCTGAAGATAATATAAAATTAAGAGATCATGAAGAAGAAGAATTATCTCACTATAGTAAAGCTACTACAGATATAGAATATAAGTTCCCATTTGGATGGGGAGAGCTTTGGGGTATAGCAGATAGAACAGACTTCGACTTAAAAAGACATATGGAAGTTTCGGGTGAAGACTTAAGCTATCAAGATCCAGTTACGAATGAAAAATATGTACCTTACTGTATAGAGCCATCGTTAGGAGCCGATAGAGTAACATTAGCCTTCTTATCAGAAGCATATACAGAGGAACAACTAGAAGATGGTACAGAAAGAATAGTTCTTAAATTTCATCCAGCATTAGCACCGTTTAAAGCTGCGGTATTTCCACTAACTAAAAAACTAAGTGAACCAGCAACAGAGTTATATAAAAAACTAACTAAAAAATTTATGGTTGACTATGATGAAGCAGGAAGTATAGGAAAGAGATATAGAAGACATGATGAGATAGGTACTCCTATTTGTATAACTTTTGACTATGATTCATTAGAAGACAATTGTGTAACTATTAGAGATAGAGATACTATGGAACAACAAAGAGTAAAAATAGATGATTTAGTAAATATTATAGAAGAGAAATTAGAGTTTTAA
- a CDS encoding DUF4342 domain-containing protein, translated as MSVDLEKIDAVRERTGASYKEAKEALIENDGSIVDAIIYLEEKGSSWGSNWTQNINSKGDELLEKLKEILKEGNVNKIVVKKDGEVIMNIPINVGVIGILAGPFLATVGLTAAVLTKCTIEINKKDGEVIKLGEAYEKAVSKVKSTINKNESSSSQKEEDQKEEDEDDFNKI; from the coding sequence ATGAGTGTTGATTTAGAAAAAATTGATGCTGTAAGAGAAAGAACTGGAGCAAGTTATAAAGAAGCTAAAGAAGCATTAATAGAAAATGACGGAAGTATTGTAGATGCAATAATATACTTAGAAGAAAAAGGCAGCTCTTGGGGAAGTAATTGGACACAAAATATAAATAGTAAAGGTGACGAATTACTAGAAAAGCTAAAGGAAATCTTAAAAGAAGGAAATGTAAACAAAATTGTAGTGAAAAAAGACGGAGAAGTTATAATGAATATTCCAATAAATGTAGGAGTTATAGGAATTTTAGCAGGACCTTTTCTAGCTACAGTAGGATTAACAGCTGCTGTACTAACTAAATGTACTATCGAAATTAATAAAAAAGATGGAGAAGTAATAAAGTTAGGAGAAGCTTATGAAAAAGCAGTAAGCAAGGTAAAGAGTACTATTAATAAAAATGAAAGTAGTAGCTCTCAAAAAGAGGAAGATCAAAAAGAAGAAGACGAAGATGATTTTAATAAAATATAG
- the recO gene encoding DNA repair protein RecO gives MFIESKGVVIRQTKYSESDRILTIFTKDKGKIQAIAKGARKPKSKLISSTETFCYSEFILYKGKSLYNINQGDVIDSFYSLREDIYKLSYATYILELVDSSLLDEEPNDILFELLVKTLKILSEAKGNYKKLLLAFQIKYISFIGYKPQLNQCVNCGNDLTNNIRFNIIQGGTVCENCFSNSTYEKDVKHTTVNNMRKLMYSKLDELKDIDIDKNEEQKIEEVIMMYITSHIEKKRFKSLEFIKTLEC, from the coding sequence ATGTTTATTGAATCTAAAGGGGTAGTTATTCGTCAGACTAAATATAGTGAATCAGATAGAATCTTAACTATATTTACTAAAGACAAAGGTAAAATTCAAGCTATAGCTAAAGGAGCTAGAAAACCTAAGAGTAAGTTAATAAGTAGTACAGAAACTTTTTGCTATAGTGAATTTATATTATATAAAGGAAAAAGTCTTTATAATATAAATCAAGGAGATGTAATAGATAGTTTTTATTCATTAAGAGAAGATATATATAAATTGTCCTACGCAACTTATATATTAGAACTTGTAGATTCTTCGTTATTAGATGAAGAGCCAAATGATATTTTATTTGAATTGCTTGTTAAGACATTGAAAATCCTTAGTGAAGCAAAAGGCAATTATAAAAAACTGTTACTAGCATTTCAAATAAAATATATAAGCTTTATAGGTTATAAGCCACAGCTTAATCAATGCGTAAACTGTGGAAATGATCTCACAAATAATATAAGATTTAATATTATTCAGGGTGGAACTGTATGTGAAAACTGCTTCAGTAATAGCACTTATGAAAAAGATGTAAAGCATACTACTGTAAATAATATGAGAAAGCTTATGTACTCAAAATTAGATGAGCTAAAAGATATAGATATAGATAAAAATGAAGAGCAAAAAATAGAAGAAGTAATTATGATGTATATAACGTCTCATATAGAAAAGAAACGTTTTAAATCATTAGAATTTATAAAGACCTTAGAATGTTGA
- a CDS encoding YqzL family protein gives MKNELWKMFELTGNIDTYLYYKSSVDGGNIDNIKSYMTEESEELTTQTEQEDIG, from the coding sequence ATGAAGAATGAGTTGTGGAAAATGTTTGAATTAACAGGAAATATAGATACTTACCTTTATTATAAATCAAGTGTAGATGGTGGAAACATTGATAATATTAAGAGCTATATGACTGAGGAAAGTGAGGAACTTACTACTCAAACCGAACAGGAGGATATCGGATAA
- the era gene encoding GTPase Era — protein sequence MYKSGFVTIIGRPNVGKSTLLNRVIGEKIAIISNKPQTTRNKIQCVYTEEEAQIVFIDTPGIHKPKNKLGEYMVSASKDTLKEVDVILWLVDESTKIGPGDEYILEEIKEINTTKILVINKIDKINQDEVKEIISNYENLNVFDHIIPISAQDGQGVNYLLKTIKEIIPEGPQYFPDDMITDQPERLIVSEIIREKALHYLEEEVPHGVAVGIELMRKRENKDIIDINAIIYCERSSHKGIIIGKGGKKLKGIGKSAREDIERLLGSKVYLEIWVKVEKNWRDKEKTIKYFGYV from the coding sequence ATGTATAAATCAGGATTTGTAACAATAATAGGTAGACCTAATGTTGGAAAATCAACACTATTAAATCGTGTAATAGGAGAAAAAATAGCAATAATATCAAATAAACCTCAGACGACAAGAAATAAAATACAATGTGTATATACAGAGGAAGAAGCACAAATAGTTTTTATAGATACACCAGGAATACACAAACCTAAAAATAAGCTAGGAGAATATATGGTAAGTGCTTCAAAGGATACATTAAAAGAAGTAGATGTTATACTTTGGCTTGTAGATGAAAGCACTAAGATAGGACCTGGGGATGAATATATTCTTGAAGAAATAAAAGAAATAAATACTACGAAAATATTAGTAATAAATAAAATTGATAAAATAAATCAAGATGAAGTAAAAGAAATAATAAGTAATTATGAAAATCTTAATGTATTTGATCATATAATTCCTATATCAGCACAAGACGGTCAAGGAGTAAATTATCTTTTAAAAACTATAAAAGAAATTATTCCTGAAGGGCCTCAATATTTCCCTGATGATATGATAACAGATCAACCAGAAAGATTAATAGTATCTGAGATAATAAGGGAAAAAGCGTTACACTACTTAGAAGAAGAAGTTCCACATGGGGTAGCAGTTGGTATAGAACTTATGAGAAAAAGAGAGAACAAAGATATTATAGATATAAATGCAATTATATACTGTGAAAGAAGTTCTCATAAGGGAATTATAATCGGAAAAGGCGGAAAAAAATTAAAAGGTATAGGCAAAAGTGCAAGAGAAGATATAGAAAGACTATTAGGAAGTAAAGTGTATCTTGAGATATGGGTAAAAGTTGAAAAAAATTGGAGAGATAAGGAAAAAACTATTAAATACTTTGGATACGTGTAA
- the cdd gene encoding cytidine deaminase, translated as MDIKNLINKAIEAKEKAYAPYSKFKVGSAVLTKDGKIYTGCNIESASYTPTICAERTAISKAVSEGDREFEAIAIVGSSDYTFPCGVCRQVIREFSKDIKVIVANNTDEYKIFELEELLPNSFGPDDLK; from the coding sequence GTGGATATTAAAAACTTAATAAATAAGGCAATAGAAGCAAAAGAAAAAGCTTATGCACCATACTCAAAATTTAAAGTAGGATCAGCTGTTTTAACTAAAGACGGTAAGATATACACAGGATGCAATATAGAGTCTGCGTCATATACTCCGACAATATGTGCTGAGAGAACAGCAATATCTAAGGCAGTTTCAGAAGGTGATAGAGAATTTGAAGCTATAGCAATAGTAGGAAGCTCAGATTACACTTTTCCATGTGGAGTATGTAGACAAGTTATAAGAGAATTTTCAAAAGATATAAAAGTTATAGTAGCTAATAATACAGATGAATATAAAATATTTGAATTAGAGGAGTTACTACCTAATAGCTTTGGACCAGATGATTTAAAATAG
- a CDS encoding DUF3048 domain-containing protein, whose protein sequence is MKKSKLALLLIILFILSSVVTYGILKIKDKSSEGDLTLIMPDEEIKDIEENKKEIIQSPFSGVEIEKEILEKRPVAVMFDNHPRARWQAGLSKAEIVYELPAEEPYTRYIGIYLINDPEVIGPVRSTRPYFVETIVQYDPLYVRCGGSEDGKEYVRRYGIADIDGLTSSAFWRSKNKKAPHNLYISMENIRKEQTKLNYSKNGNYYGYNFNEKDTDIEGQNGENIIINYNKSNSTKYIYDSGQKVYERYKDGKLHIDEADNTTIKAKNIIIQEVTSKIIDNEGRKKINVVGSGKATYITDGKAKDITWRKRSANDKTTYYDELGVELTFNPGVTWIQVVPTGTHIEIG, encoded by the coding sequence ATGAAAAAGAGTAAATTAGCATTACTATTAATTATTCTATTTATCTTATCAAGCGTAGTTACTTATGGTATTCTAAAAATAAAAGATAAAAGCAGTGAAGGAGATCTGACTTTAATAATGCCAGATGAGGAGATAAAAGACATTGAAGAAAATAAAAAAGAAATTATACAATCTCCGTTTAGTGGGGTAGAAATTGAAAAAGAAATATTAGAAAAAAGACCAGTTGCAGTAATGTTTGATAATCATCCAAGAGCAAGATGGCAGGCTGGTTTAAGCAAAGCAGAGATAGTTTATGAACTTCCAGCTGAAGAGCCTTATACAAGATATATAGGAATATACTTAATAAATGATCCTGAAGTTATAGGGCCTGTAAGAAGTACAAGGCCTTACTTTGTGGAAACTATAGTTCAATATGATCCTCTATATGTAAGATGTGGAGGAAGTGAAGATGGAAAAGAATATGTAAGAAGGTATGGTATAGCTGATATAGACGGACTTACAAGTAGTGCGTTTTGGAGGAGTAAAAATAAAAAAGCGCCGCATAATTTATATATAAGTATGGAAAACATAAGAAAAGAGCAAACAAAATTAAACTATAGTAAAAATGGAAACTACTACGGCTATAATTTTAACGAAAAGGATACAGATATAGAAGGTCAAAATGGAGAAAATATAATAATAAATTACAATAAAAGTAATAGTACCAAATATATATATGACTCTGGCCAAAAAGTGTATGAAAGATATAAAGATGGAAAACTTCACATAGATGAAGCTGATAACACTACTATAAAAGCTAAGAATATAATAATTCAAGAAGTTACGTCTAAAATCATAGATAATGAAGGAAGAAAAAAAATAAATGTAGTAGGTTCAGGAAAAGCAACATATATAACTGATGGAAAAGCAAAAGATATAACTTGGAGGAAACGATCAGCAAATGATAAAACCACTTATTATGATGAACTTGGGGTTGAATTAACATTTAATCCAGGAGTTACTTGGATACAAGTAGTTCCAACTGGTACTCATATAGAAATAGGGTAA
- a CDS encoding hemolysin family protein, with protein MSNVDIYSRVIFVLILLSLSAIFSSAETALTSISLAKIRQLKEENEKKAEILKRVKFKISDILSTILIGNNIVNIAATAIISELTANRFQGKNSTVATTVIMTILILVFGEITPKTYATQNVLKVGAIIARPMELLSFIFKPILIVLTKVTNVIIKILGGEVSANSPFVTEEEIRSLVDVGEEEGILKHQEKEMIQNIFEIDDIDVGEVMLPRIDIIAIAEDSNIKEALDLIIKCGHSRIPVYRETIDNIVGILYAKDLLQYSLLKEDILKEKTITKLMRPAYYVPETKKANLLLKELQQKQIHMAIVLDEYGGTEGLVTIEDILEEIVGDIFDEYDNEVDLIRKVDDSTYLIQADISLEEINDQFHLDLPEEEFDSLGGYVFNTLGRVPVNGDKVNYRNITMEVVKLDNRRVITIRLTIEGVEDKE; from the coding sequence TTGTCAAACGTAGACATATATTCACGAGTAATATTCGTACTTATATTACTTTCATTATCAGCAATATTTTCAAGTGCTGAAACTGCTTTAACGTCTATATCATTAGCAAAGATAAGACAGTTAAAAGAGGAGAATGAAAAAAAGGCTGAAATTTTAAAGAGAGTAAAATTTAAAATAAGTGACATATTGTCAACTATACTTATTGGAAACAATATTGTAAATATAGCGGCGACTGCTATAATATCTGAACTGACTGCAAATCGCTTTCAAGGAAAGAATTCTACAGTAGCTACTACAGTTATTATGACTATACTGATATTAGTGTTTGGAGAAATTACTCCTAAAACTTATGCTACTCAAAATGTACTAAAAGTGGGAGCAATAATAGCAAGACCTATGGAATTATTATCTTTTATATTTAAACCAATATTAATAGTTTTAACAAAAGTTACAAATGTTATAATAAAAATTTTAGGTGGAGAGGTATCTGCAAATAGTCCATTTGTAACAGAAGAAGAAATAAGATCACTGGTAGATGTAGGGGAAGAAGAAGGAATACTTAAGCATCAAGAGAAGGAAATGATCCAAAACATATTCGAGATTGATGATATAGACGTTGGAGAAGTCATGCTTCCAAGGATAGATATAATAGCTATAGCAGAAGACTCAAATATAAAAGAAGCGTTAGATTTAATTATTAAATGTGGTCATTCAAGAATACCAGTATATAGAGAAACCATAGATAATATAGTAGGAATACTTTATGCAAAGGATTTACTACAATATTCTCTTTTAAAGGAAGATATATTAAAAGAAAAAACTATAACTAAATTAATGAGACCAGCTTACTATGTTCCAGAGACGAAAAAAGCAAATCTTTTATTAAAAGAATTACAACAAAAACAAATACATATGGCAATAGTATTGGATGAATATGGTGGAACAGAAGGTCTTGTAACTATAGAAGATATATTAGAAGAGATAGTAGGAGATATATTTGATGAATATGATAATGAAGTTGATCTTATAAGAAAAGTAGATGATAGTACTTACTTAATACAAGCAGATATATCTCTTGAGGAAATAAATGATCAATTTCACTTAGACTTACCTGAAGAAGAATTTGATTCACTAGGTGGATATGTGTTTAATACATTAGGAAGAGTTCCTGTTAATGGGGATAAGGTTAATTATCGAAATATAACAATGGAAGTAGTTAAATTAGATAATAGAAGAGTAATAACTATAAGATTAACAATAGAAGGGGTAGAAGATAAAGAATAA